A region of Rhinoraja longicauda isolate Sanriku21f chromosome 1, sRhiLon1.1, whole genome shotgun sequence DNA encodes the following proteins:
- the LOC144592800 gene encoding uncharacterized protein LOC144592800, translating to MWRTSTPSNLPPQPSIYAVLGKQKSPVVNTDGPMLSDLGYLWTNELNLANLRTARGDPEHLQCPLAHSKSAELDPEDEALPYPLEMDAMLKITSCSERSGWILFLIDPSSKMAVVHFILQITKTAVGSTIGQLIMMMVARITRTMDPTSNLYIGVIETAFHIIGIDNIKLVAPAKHRMDLDEGNNLSH from the exons atgtggaggacctCCACTCCCAGTAACCTTCCTCCTCAACCCTCCATCTATGCTGTCTTGGGCAAGCAAAAGTCACCAGTCGTCAAT ACAGATGGACCCATGCTCTCAGATCTTGGCTATCTGTGGACCAATGAGCTTAACCTGGCCAATCTGCGCACTGCCCGAGGAGATCCAGAGCATCTGCAATGTCCCCTCGCTCATTCCAAATCTG CTGAGCTCGATCCAGAGGATGAGGCACTGCCCTACCCATTAGAGATGGATGCCATGTTGAAAATAACCTCGTGTTCAGAAAGGAGTGGATGGATCCTGTTTCTTATTGATCCCTCCAGCAAGATGGCAGTGGTACACTTCATCCTGCAGATCACCAAAACAGCAGTCGGCAGTACCATCGGGCAGCTCATTATGATGATGGTAGCCAGGATCACCAGGACAATGGACCCGACTTCCAATTTGTACATTGGCGTAATTGAAACTGCCTTTCACATTATTGGGATAGATAACATTAAGCTGGTGGCACCTGCAAAGCACAGAatggacttagatgaagggaataATTTGAGCCACTGA